The following proteins are encoded in a genomic region of Planococcus lenghuensis:
- a CDS encoding FAD-dependent oxidoreductase: protein MKTEVFISGGGIGGLTLALKLAKRGIDVVVAEKLPGETPVYKGELLQPKSMQVFEGLGLDSEIRSFANEIRVLDLLELSSSLQVKDRSFMDYSVLPGKFNRAFMIRHEQLKSIIRNAALQYPHFHYFSGTACKELTESKAVLQLGKDKTEVEARYFFGAEGRASVTRKAMGISVKAAEYNHHFLTVTFPRRPDFTDGRIISTYNRFLGLFPLPDNEVRSVYLISPGEYKQLKEKPVEYFHKMYTDLAPSVNGYVQQITSWKKIQLMIPIQYHASSYVKGNKAIIGDAAHAVHPMAGEGMNMAIQDADILGELAADMITSGHTDPENLHWYEKVRYSRAAYVLGLSHLSALAYSFPYKPVSYLRRRTFERMEEDQFLHYKQMLNISGMGIWKENARDRLIQSGVLPRRKRGPTLDMKERNLFAKEDDYPWKEEGLT, encoded by the coding sequence ATGAAAACGGAAGTCTTTATCAGCGGCGGAGGTATCGGTGGACTCACACTCGCACTGAAGTTGGCGAAACGGGGCATCGACGTCGTAGTGGCCGAAAAACTCCCAGGCGAAACCCCGGTCTATAAGGGAGAACTTTTACAGCCGAAGAGTATGCAAGTGTTTGAAGGACTCGGACTTGATAGTGAAATCCGTTCATTCGCAAATGAAATCCGCGTGCTGGATTTACTGGAACTGTCTTCTTCACTGCAAGTGAAGGACCGGTCCTTCATGGACTACAGTGTCCTGCCCGGAAAGTTCAACCGGGCATTTATGATCCGACATGAACAACTGAAATCCATCATCCGGAATGCCGCTCTTCAATATCCGCATTTCCATTATTTTAGCGGTACAGCCTGTAAGGAATTGACAGAATCCAAAGCGGTCCTGCAGTTGGGGAAAGATAAAACAGAAGTGGAAGCCCGTTACTTTTTCGGTGCAGAAGGCAGAGCTTCAGTCACGCGGAAAGCGATGGGAATAAGCGTAAAAGCTGCAGAGTACAATCATCATTTTTTGACCGTCACATTTCCCCGTCGGCCGGATTTCACCGATGGCCGAATCATTTCAACATACAATCGTTTTCTCGGGCTTTTTCCGCTTCCGGATAATGAAGTCAGAAGTGTATACCTGATTTCTCCCGGAGAATACAAGCAGCTGAAGGAAAAACCGGTAGAGTATTTTCATAAGATGTATACAGATTTGGCTCCGTCAGTTAATGGCTATGTTCAACAAATTACCAGTTGGAAAAAAATCCAGCTCATGATTCCGATCCAGTACCATGCCTCCAGCTATGTTAAAGGAAACAAAGCCATCATTGGCGATGCTGCCCACGCGGTTCATCCAATGGCTGGAGAAGGAATGAACATGGCTATCCAGGATGCGGATATATTGGGGGAATTGGCTGCTGATATGATCACTTCCGGGCATACAGATCCTGAAAATTTGCACTGGTACGAAAAGGTGCGCTACAGCCGGGCTGCTTATGTCCTTGGGTTAAGCCACTTATCAGCACTGGCATATTCATTCCCGTACAAGCCCGTCAGCTATCTGAGGCGGCGGACTTTTGAGCGGATGGAAGAAGATCAGTTTTTGCATTATAAACAGATGCTGAATATTTCGGGCATGGGCATATGGAAGGAAAATGCAAGAGACCGCCTGATTCAAAGCGGTGTCCTGCCAAGAAGAAAAAGGGGACCGACCCTCGATATGAAAGAACGAAATCTATTTGCGAAAGAAGATGATTACCCGTGGAAAGAAGAGGGACTTACATGA
- a CDS encoding MFS transporter, whose amino-acid sequence MADFSPKERRRFWILVIIVGISGFSQGMLLPLIAIIFEQDGVSSSLNGLTATGLYIGILAISPFMEPQLRRFGYKPIILAGGGLVILSLFLFPLWKSVLFWFLLRILIGIGDNMLHFSTQTWITSFSPQQSLGRNIAVYGLAFGVGFGVGPLFVPLVEIFEGLPFIISGLLCLAAWSFVFMLGNDFPESSSEEITVLGIFKRSKAALAVAWVAFLPPLGYGFLEASLNASYPVYALRQSLDVSFVSILLFTFSAGAIITQLPLGTLSDRIGRKRVLLLALGGGTLFFSAAGFAEQQPWLLLVLFAIAGMFVGSTFSLGISYMSDLTPKKLLPTGNLLCGVAFSVGSLLGPFIGGLFIQYAEGVSFLLMIAGMLAVIFLLVLSTDTQRAELPASE is encoded by the coding sequence ATGGCAGATTTTTCACCAAAAGAACGCCGGCGATTTTGGATACTGGTCATTATTGTTGGAATCTCAGGATTTTCACAAGGAATGCTGTTACCGTTGATCGCAATAATTTTTGAGCAGGATGGCGTATCGTCATCGCTCAATGGCCTGACAGCTACAGGCCTCTACATAGGAATTTTGGCAATATCACCGTTCATGGAGCCGCAGCTTCGGCGATTCGGCTATAAACCGATTATTCTGGCAGGTGGCGGACTCGTCATCTTGTCGCTTTTTTTATTTCCGTTATGGAAAAGTGTGCTGTTCTGGTTCTTGCTTCGGATATTGATCGGTATTGGTGATAATATGCTCCATTTCTCGACGCAGACATGGATTACCAGCTTTTCACCACAGCAGAGCCTTGGGCGGAATATTGCGGTTTACGGCTTAGCGTTTGGTGTCGGTTTTGGTGTAGGACCGCTGTTCGTACCGCTTGTCGAAATATTTGAGGGCTTGCCATTTATCATCTCAGGCCTCTTGTGCCTGGCTGCCTGGTCGTTCGTGTTCATGCTGGGCAATGATTTTCCGGAAAGCTCTTCGGAAGAAATCACAGTGCTTGGCATCTTTAAGCGTTCAAAAGCTGCCTTGGCTGTCGCCTGGGTCGCTTTTTTGCCGCCGCTCGGTTATGGATTTCTGGAGGCATCCTTGAATGCCAGTTATCCGGTTTATGCCCTCCGGCAGTCACTTGATGTGTCGTTCGTCTCAATTCTGCTGTTTACATTTTCGGCGGGTGCCATTATCACCCAATTGCCGCTCGGCACATTGAGTGACCGAATCGGACGAAAACGGGTGCTATTGCTTGCGCTTGGCGGAGGGACCCTGTTCTTCAGTGCGGCAGGGTTTGCGGAACAGCAACCTTGGCTGCTGCTCGTCTTGTTTGCAATTGCCGGTATGTTTGTCGGTTCGACATTCTCACTCGGTATTTCGTATATGAGCGATTTGACACCCAAGAAGCTGTTGCCGACCGGCAATTTACTGTGCGGTGTGGCTTTCAGTGTCGGGAGCTTGCTTGGTCCGTTCATTGGCGGCCTGTTTATCCAGTATGCAGAAGGAGTCAGCTTCCTATTAATGATTGCCGGCATGCTTGCCGTGATTTTTCTGCTTGTCTTATCTACAGACACCCAGCGTGCGGAATTGCCGGCATCGGAGTAA
- a CDS encoding class I SAM-dependent methyltransferase, translating into MMDIMKMLRARKYMKRNEPFLASWHAYIGYEMGLFTAFERPFTVEDVADAYGIDEVLLEQWVKVGLSIGHLKEAGRNRYRLKNRWKLPKPKGQNSSGIILKEMMELHIPALLSYPDIMRGGERNHFDERRHADMVAETSRLLEVAAIGKVARQLRDLKTGTVLDLGCGEGGYIKMLAKRFPQIQFIGVEVSDSVAATAREVNAEQPNVEIVCSDLWDFEPDGDADVILMNNVLHYIPLDQRAKLFGRLSDWLNDNGVLAIVTPIAGHADSPPFAHAFNSFFLSFDNLYRLPAEDELKRWGVEAGFDFLGFQTVVKEGSWYIAQYRKEFKSA; encoded by the coding sequence ATGATGGATATCATGAAAATGTTGCGGGCCAGAAAATACATGAAACGAAATGAGCCCTTTCTGGCCAGCTGGCATGCGTATATCGGTTATGAAATGGGTTTATTCACCGCATTCGAACGCCCTTTTACAGTCGAGGACGTGGCTGACGCCTATGGAATCGATGAAGTACTGCTGGAGCAGTGGGTGAAAGTCGGATTGTCTATCGGCCATTTAAAAGAAGCAGGGCGCAATCGTTACCGGCTTAAAAACAGATGGAAATTGCCGAAACCGAAAGGCCAGAATTCATCAGGTATAATTTTAAAAGAAATGATGGAATTACATATTCCGGCACTGCTGAGCTATCCTGATATCATGCGCGGAGGCGAACGGAATCATTTTGATGAACGCCGGCATGCAGACATGGTGGCTGAAACAAGCAGATTACTGGAAGTTGCAGCAATCGGAAAAGTTGCCAGACAGCTGCGGGATTTGAAGACCGGTACAGTGCTTGATCTTGGCTGTGGAGAAGGCGGCTATATCAAAATGCTGGCAAAGCGGTTTCCACAAATCCAGTTCATTGGGGTGGAAGTGAGTGATTCTGTCGCTGCAACAGCCCGGGAAGTAAACGCAGAACAGCCGAATGTTGAAATTGTCTGCAGTGACTTATGGGACTTTGAACCGGATGGTGATGCGGATGTGATTCTCATGAACAATGTCCTGCATTACATTCCGTTGGATCAGCGGGCAAAACTGTTTGGCCGTCTGTCTGACTGGCTGAATGATAACGGCGTCCTGGCAATCGTGACACCGATCGCCGGCCATGCGGACAGCCCGCCTTTCGCACATGCATTTAACAGCTTCTTCCTGTCATTTGATAATCTATACCGCCTGCCGGCAGAAGATGAACTTAAACGATGGGGAGTGGAAGCGGGGTTCGACTTCTTGGGGTTCCAGACAGTCGTCAAAGAAGGCAGCTGGTATATCGCCCAATACCGCAAGGAATTCAAGTCTGCATAG
- a CDS encoding YtxH domain-containing protein, producing the protein MAKNKLMTGIMLGALAGAVVSLLDKGTRQDVMNKSKKVGNNASYYATNPNELKSSVQGQVSRAQALYQHVQDDVQNVTEKVNELKELTPQVKDMAQETKEAFTDTKDAVVDAKEDVVEVLHEDPEKLKQEISSNSSNGGSSSNNSSNSNSSSQNKTQ; encoded by the coding sequence ATGGCTAAAAACAAATTGATGACAGGTATAATGCTGGGTGCTCTCGCAGGAGCTGTGGTTTCACTGCTCGATAAAGGCACACGGCAGGATGTAATGAACAAATCAAAGAAAGTTGGTAATAACGCATCTTATTATGCGACGAACCCAAACGAACTGAAATCATCTGTTCAAGGGCAAGTGAGCCGTGCCCAGGCACTGTATCAGCACGTGCAGGATGATGTGCAGAATGTCACTGAAAAGGTGAATGAACTGAAAGAACTGACGCCTCAGGTCAAAGACATGGCCCAGGAAACGAAAGAAGCGTTTACTGACACAAAAGACGCTGTTGTAGATGCTAAAGAAGACGTTGTGGAAGTTCTCCATGAAGACCCGGAGAAATTGAAGCAGGAAATTTCTTCTAATTCATCGAACGGCGGTTCGTCCAGTAATAATTCATCGAACTCTAACAGCTCATCCCAAAACAAAACACAATGA
- a CDS encoding DUF1128 domain-containing protein, with the protein MDLSKPTDENITYMISAIKEKLRMVNADAVKPEHFDMARYEDLRYLYDMVESRNSFSPNEMQAIAAELGSLRK; encoded by the coding sequence ATGGATTTGTCTAAACCGACAGATGAAAATATTACATACATGATCAGCGCGATTAAAGAAAAACTTCGTATGGTCAATGCAGATGCAGTTAAACCTGAACATTTTGACATGGCACGCTACGAGGACTTGCGCTACCTTTATGATATGGTAGAAAGCCGTAATTCATTCAGCCCTAATGAAATGCAGGCCATTGCTGCTGAACTTGGTTCATTGCGCAAATAA
- a CDS encoding TIGR01777 family oxidoreductase, whose translation MKVAITGGTGFLGQELALLLRERGDEVRILTRHPKGPNDVEWLQTGSVPEGQLIGTDAFINLAGASINDGRWSKKQQREIYKSRMDATQEVLRIIRSLPEAPRVLVNASAVGIYPASETATYTEASTATASDFLAETVRDWEQLAAKAKQSGTRAAMARFGVMLGKDGGALPLMALPYRLFTGGKVGSGRQWLSWIHLHDAARAVIFAIDNGQVRGPFNVTAPSPRRMTEFGRELGRALGRPHWFPVPAIALKLALGDKSRLVLEGQRVIPDVLLRNGFEFRFPDLPVALRDIYS comes from the coding sequence ATGAAAGTAGCGATAACAGGCGGAACAGGTTTCCTTGGACAAGAATTGGCATTGCTGCTCCGTGAGCGCGGCGACGAAGTGCGAATTCTGACCCGGCATCCGAAAGGACCGAATGATGTAGAATGGCTGCAAACCGGATCGGTTCCGGAGGGGCAGCTCATCGGAACGGATGCTTTTATCAACCTGGCAGGCGCTTCGATCAACGACGGACGCTGGAGCAAAAAGCAGCAGCGTGAAATTTACAAAAGCCGGATGGATGCAACACAGGAAGTATTGCGGATTATTCGTTCGCTCCCTGAAGCTCCCCGCGTTCTTGTGAATGCCAGTGCTGTCGGAATCTATCCTGCATCTGAGACGGCTACATACACAGAAGCATCCACAGCGACAGCGAGTGACTTCCTTGCCGAGACTGTCCGTGACTGGGAACAACTCGCCGCTAAAGCGAAACAGTCCGGAACCCGGGCCGCGATGGCACGCTTTGGGGTCATGCTCGGCAAAGATGGCGGAGCCTTACCGCTGATGGCCCTTCCTTACCGACTGTTCACCGGCGGCAAGGTCGGATCCGGCCGACAATGGCTGTCCTGGATTCACTTGCACGACGCTGCCCGCGCCGTTATTTTTGCAATTGATAACGGGCAAGTGCGCGGCCCGTTCAATGTGACAGCCCCCAGCCCGAGACGGATGACTGAATTTGGCCGGGAACTGGGCAGAGCGCTCGGTCGTCCGCATTGGTTCCCGGTTCCGGCTATCGCCTTAAAGCTGGCACTTGGAGACAAAAGCCGGCTTGTGCTGGAAGGACAGCGAGTCATCCCCGATGTGCTTTTGCGGAACGGATTTGAATTCCGGTTCCCGGATCTGCCTGTCGCACTCCGCGACATTTACTCGTAA
- a CDS encoding SE1561 family protein yields the protein MGKSVTNQQQQVQYMRQRLNMFLEVLDSIEPEHTDLEDIDRLISMVDDMDTKLQEFKGRSSLPDGK from the coding sequence TTGGGTAAATCAGTAACAAACCAGCAGCAGCAAGTTCAGTATATGAGACAGCGTCTGAACATGTTTTTGGAAGTGCTGGATTCCATTGAACCGGAACATACAGACTTAGAAGATATCGACCGCCTGATCTCAATGGTGGACGACATGGATACGAAGCTTCAGGAGTTCAAGGGCCGGTCTTCTCTTCCTGATGGAAAATAA
- a CDS encoding alanine/glycine:cation symporter family protein: MAWFEGVLGEISAFLWGLPLLIGIVGTGLYLTFKLGLLQVRLLPAALKLVFSKQDKESEGDISHFAALSTAMAATVGTGNIVGVAGAILIGGPGALFWMWLSGFLGMATKFGEAALAVRYRVQDEKGEMSGGPMYYLERGLKQKWLGVLFAIFGSIAAFGIGNGVQSNAIATTMNNTFGISQWLTGIVLAIFAGLVILGGIKTIGKVTSYFVPFMALFYILAGLFIMITNFGLVPEAIAVVFSSAFTGEAAVGGAIGAAIRAGVARGVFSNEAGLGSAPIAAAAAKTDLPGRQALVSMTQVLFDTLIICSITGLTIVMAGLYGENASFEGGILTNQAFEFFLGDFGPILVTIGLLFFAASTIIGWAYYGEKCFQYLFHSAAALTVYRIVYVAVVFIGATVPLGIVWLFADVMNAMMAIPNLIGLLGLSGVIAVEAKVITDKLREEKAATGKVDTVPER, encoded by the coding sequence ATGGCATGGTTCGAAGGAGTATTAGGAGAAATATCGGCATTCCTGTGGGGGCTTCCGCTGCTGATCGGGATTGTCGGGACAGGGCTTTACCTTACATTCAAGCTTGGTTTACTTCAAGTTCGCCTGTTGCCGGCCGCCCTGAAACTGGTCTTTTCGAAGCAAGACAAAGAATCAGAAGGAGATATCTCCCACTTTGCAGCATTATCGACAGCGATGGCTGCTACCGTCGGTACTGGTAATATTGTTGGGGTCGCTGGGGCGATTCTCATCGGGGGACCAGGTGCCTTATTCTGGATGTGGCTGTCCGGTTTCCTCGGGATGGCGACAAAATTCGGAGAAGCTGCACTGGCTGTCAGATACCGTGTACAGGATGAAAAAGGTGAAATGTCCGGCGGTCCGATGTATTACCTGGAACGTGGACTGAAACAGAAATGGCTCGGCGTATTGTTTGCCATCTTCGGTTCCATTGCAGCATTCGGGATCGGGAATGGTGTTCAGTCGAATGCGATCGCTACGACAATGAATAATACATTCGGGATTTCACAATGGCTCACCGGTATTGTGCTGGCAATTTTTGCAGGCCTTGTCATTCTTGGCGGGATTAAAACAATCGGAAAAGTGACTTCTTATTTTGTACCATTCATGGCACTCTTTTATATTCTTGCCGGACTTTTTATCATGATTACAAACTTTGGATTGGTGCCTGAAGCAATTGCTGTCGTATTTTCCAGCGCATTTACCGGCGAAGCTGCGGTCGGCGGTGCAATCGGTGCCGCTATCCGCGCCGGTGTTGCACGCGGGGTGTTCTCAAACGAAGCTGGTCTCGGATCTGCTCCAATTGCAGCTGCCGCTGCAAAAACGGACCTTCCCGGCCGTCAGGCACTTGTTTCCATGACCCAGGTGCTATTCGACACACTCATCATCTGCTCCATCACCGGCCTCACCATTGTAATGGCTGGGTTGTACGGCGAAAACGCCTCTTTTGAAGGCGGAATTCTCACGAATCAGGCATTTGAATTTTTCCTGGGTGACTTCGGTCCGATTCTTGTCACCATCGGCCTTCTGTTTTTTGCAGCCTCTACGATTATCGGCTGGGCTTATTACGGGGAAAAATGTTTTCAGTATTTGTTCCACAGCGCAGCAGCACTGACTGTTTACCGCATCGTCTATGTCGCTGTCGTCTTTATCGGCGCTACTGTTCCACTCGGTATTGTATGGCTTTTCGCGGATGTGATGAATGCAATGATGGCCATTCCGAACTTGATCGGTCTTCTCGGTCTTTCCGGCGTCATTGCGGTCGAAGCAAAAGTTATTACGGACAAACTTCGTGAAGAAAAAGCTGCTACCGGAAAAGTTGATACTGTTCCGGAACGATAA
- a CDS encoding YfhH family protein gives MSEQNKNYRDMNENELRTEIARLKEKARKAEQLGIINEFAVYERKAILASSFLVDPADIKRGEIYRIEGDPDVYFQVDYLKGRFAWGYRLGGKRHTEALPISMLRPLKEGK, from the coding sequence ATGAGTGAACAAAATAAAAATTACAGAGACATGAATGAAAATGAACTTCGCACGGAAATTGCACGGTTAAAAGAAAAAGCACGGAAAGCAGAACAGCTGGGAATTATCAATGAATTTGCCGTTTATGAACGGAAAGCCATTTTAGCGTCATCGTTTTTGGTTGACCCGGCTGACATTAAGCGGGGAGAGATTTACCGGATAGAGGGAGACCCTGATGTGTATTTCCAGGTCGATTATCTGAAAGGGCGGTTTGCCTGGGGCTACCGGCTCGGCGGAAAGCGCCATACAGAAGCACTTCCGATTTCCATGCTCCGCCCGCTGAAGGAAGGGAAGTGA
- a CDS encoding YfhJ family protein — MQRKINELTQELLRENPELTEEKARTWIELLVSDFESSYAKAGYDYRGFGAAEKIVRQWIASYGSRLHEFATSNPKYAHLLNDRLH, encoded by the coding sequence ATGCAGAGAAAAATCAATGAACTGACGCAGGAATTGCTCAGGGAAAATCCGGAACTAACAGAAGAAAAGGCCCGGACGTGGATTGAACTGCTTGTCTCCGATTTTGAATCATCCTATGCAAAAGCGGGTTACGACTACCGGGGATTCGGCGCAGCAGAGAAAATCGTGCGGCAGTGGATTGCAAGCTATGGGAGCCGCCTTCATGAATTTGCGACAAGCAATCCAAAGTATGCCCATCTGCTGAATGACCGGCTCCATTAA
- the rlmD gene encoding 23S rRNA (uracil(1939)-C(5))-methyltransferase RlmD, which translates to MNSKPVIEEGQKFPLTIRRLGINGEGVGFFKRNVVFVSGALPGEEVTAQVIKVKRNFVEARILKIRKSSPHRQEPPCPIYTACGGCQLQHLAYPQQLVEKRDLVVQALERYLKGADIDVKETIGMDDPWYYRNKSQFQVREKDGNVMAGLFAEGSHQLLDIEQCIVQHPATTRVTNAAKQILEDLHIPIYNGKSMKGLVRTIVVRTGLETGEIQLVLVTTRSELPQKKELLERLKTIDPAIVSIVQNINKEQTSLIFGDQSVTLYGKETIHEELGDLAFDLSARAFFQLNPVQTVKLYREVRLAAALTGKESIVDAYCGVGTIGLWLADGAKEIRGMDIVPESIKDAKRNAWTHGYKNKTTYVTGTAEEWLEKWSKEGYVPDVLTVDPPRTGLADSLLKTILKVKPKRFVYTSCNPSTLAKDLQQLTKLYKVEYIQPVDMFPQTAQVEAVVKLVLK; encoded by the coding sequence ATGAACTCGAAACCGGTAATAGAAGAAGGACAGAAATTCCCGCTGACCATCCGCCGACTCGGCATTAACGGGGAAGGCGTTGGTTTTTTCAAACGCAACGTCGTTTTTGTCTCCGGTGCACTGCCTGGTGAAGAAGTGACGGCACAAGTCATAAAGGTAAAGCGGAATTTTGTGGAAGCGCGCATACTGAAAATCCGTAAATCTTCCCCGCACCGGCAAGAGCCGCCCTGCCCGATTTATACAGCCTGCGGCGGATGCCAGCTGCAGCATCTTGCATATCCCCAGCAGCTCGTGGAAAAACGGGATCTTGTCGTGCAGGCACTTGAACGGTATTTAAAAGGTGCAGACATAGATGTAAAAGAAACGATTGGCATGGATGACCCTTGGTATTACCGAAACAAAAGTCAGTTTCAGGTCCGGGAGAAAGACGGCAACGTGATGGCCGGCCTTTTTGCGGAAGGATCTCATCAATTGCTGGATATTGAGCAATGCATTGTCCAGCACCCGGCCACGACCCGGGTTACAAACGCAGCGAAACAAATTCTGGAAGATTTGCATATCCCGATCTACAACGGTAAGTCAATGAAAGGACTCGTGCGGACAATCGTTGTCCGGACTGGTCTTGAGACCGGTGAAATTCAATTAGTACTGGTCACGACCCGATCCGAACTGCCCCAAAAAAAGGAATTGCTGGAGCGGTTGAAAACGATTGATCCGGCTATCGTCTCAATTGTTCAGAACATCAATAAAGAGCAGACCTCCCTGATTTTCGGTGACCAGTCTGTCACCTTGTATGGAAAAGAGACGATTCATGAAGAACTCGGCGATCTGGCATTCGATTTATCTGCACGGGCGTTCTTTCAATTGAATCCAGTACAGACCGTCAAACTTTATCGTGAAGTCAGACTCGCCGCTGCCCTTACAGGCAAGGAATCCATCGTGGACGCCTATTGCGGCGTCGGGACAATCGGATTGTGGCTCGCTGATGGAGCAAAAGAAATCCGGGGAATGGATATTGTGCCGGAGAGCATTAAAGATGCGAAACGGAACGCTTGGACCCATGGCTATAAAAACAAAACGACTTACGTGACAGGGACCGCAGAAGAATGGCTAGAAAAATGGAGCAAGGAAGGGTATGTGCCGGATGTACTTACAGTTGATCCTCCGCGTACCGGCCTTGCCGACTCGCTGCTGAAAACTATTCTTAAAGTAAAACCTAAGCGCTTTGTTTATACTTCCTGCAATCCGTCGACTTTAGCTAAAGATCTGCAGCAGCTGACGAAACTGTATAAAGTCGAGTATATCCAGCCCGTCGATATGTTTCCGCAGACTGCGCAAGTGGAAGCAGTTGTGAAGCTGGTTTTAAAGTAA
- a CDS encoding metal-dependent hydrolase — protein MDTGTHIVMGIALGGLALVDPAVASHPATATAVMAGTIIGSQAPDIDTVLKLRNNAIYIRHHRGATHSIPAVLLWPLLIAGVIFLFEPEADLLHLWLWTFLAVFVHVFVDIFNSYGTQALRPFSEKWVALGVINTFDPILFGMHVIALLIWFFGADPVWTISILYIIAVFYYVLRFAVQYAVKRAVKSTIPDAEEIIVAPTLRFLQWRIAAVSKNHYYVGRAYGRSITLYDKFHKKPIPQSPLVEAALEDHNMAAFLSFSPIYRWEIRKVDDLYEMRLIDLRYRSNDYYPFVAVATLNDEYEVISSYTGWIFSEDKLQKKLDFLPD, from the coding sequence ATGGATACAGGAACACATATCGTGATGGGCATTGCACTTGGCGGGCTTGCTCTGGTTGATCCTGCCGTTGCGTCCCATCCCGCCACAGCGACAGCCGTGATGGCCGGAACAATTATCGGCTCTCAGGCGCCCGACATCGATACGGTTCTGAAACTGAGAAATAATGCAATTTATATTCGCCATCACCGAGGGGCTACCCATTCAATTCCGGCAGTCCTGCTCTGGCCTCTCTTAATAGCGGGCGTGATTTTCCTTTTTGAACCGGAAGCGGATTTACTGCATTTATGGCTCTGGACGTTTCTGGCTGTCTTTGTTCATGTGTTTGTTGATATATTCAATTCATATGGCACGCAGGCGCTCAGGCCATTTTCCGAGAAATGGGTCGCGCTCGGCGTAATTAATACATTTGATCCGATTTTATTCGGGATGCATGTAATCGCCCTTCTGATCTGGTTTTTCGGAGCTGACCCTGTTTGGACGATAAGCATTCTGTATATCATAGCGGTTTTCTATTACGTGCTGCGATTCGCCGTACAGTATGCGGTAAAGCGAGCGGTGAAAAGCACGATCCCCGATGCAGAGGAAATCATCGTCGCACCGACACTCCGCTTTCTGCAATGGCGGATTGCCGCTGTATCAAAAAACCATTATTACGTAGGCCGGGCATACGGCCGCTCCATTACGCTTTATGATAAATTCCATAAAAAGCCGATTCCGCAGTCGCCGCTTGTTGAAGCAGCACTGGAGGATCATAATATGGCTGCGTTCTTGTCTTTCTCCCCCATTTACCGATGGGAAATCAGAAAAGTTGATGATCTTTACGAAATGAGACTGATCGACCTCCGCTACCGAAGCAATGATTATTATCCGTTCGTTGCAGTTGCGACGCTCAATGATGAATATGAAGTCATCAGTTCTTACACCGGCTGGATTTTCAGTGAAGATAAACTGCAGAAAAAGCTGGATTTCCTCCCAGATTAA
- the recX gene encoding recombination regulator RecX, producing MPIITKITQQKNNQERYNVFLDEKFAFGVEEGILVRYQLTKGKELDQWTIEEMVFDDQVSKAFNKALTYLSFRMRSEGEVRKKLRDAEYGEAVIDEAVKKLYKLNFLDDRAFSEALLNTQVKTSKKGPRAIRQDLQRKGIDKEVQQEVLDEYSEEVQFDTAKVLADKIADRESRKTPVQIKQKINDALLRKGFSYTVISQVVDTLDLEKDEEQWEDMVAVQGDKLWDKHSRKLSGGELKMKVKQGLYQKGFPADVISQYVEQKERNDE from the coding sequence ATGCCGATCATCACGAAAATTACCCAACAAAAGAACAACCAGGAACGTTATAATGTTTTTCTTGATGAAAAATTCGCATTTGGTGTTGAGGAAGGAATCCTCGTCCGCTACCAGCTGACCAAAGGCAAGGAACTCGACCAATGGACAATCGAAGAAATGGTGTTTGATGACCAAGTCTCGAAAGCCTTCAATAAAGCCTTGACATACCTGAGTTTCCGTATGCGTTCAGAGGGGGAAGTCCGAAAAAAATTGAGGGACGCCGAGTATGGGGAAGCGGTCATTGATGAAGCAGTAAAAAAACTGTACAAGCTGAATTTTCTGGATGACCGGGCCTTCTCTGAAGCGCTCTTGAATACACAAGTAAAGACATCCAAAAAAGGCCCCCGTGCCATCCGGCAGGATCTTCAGCGCAAGGGAATCGATAAAGAAGTACAGCAGGAAGTGCTGGATGAGTATTCAGAAGAAGTGCAATTCGACACAGCTAAAGTTCTGGCAGACAAAATTGCCGATCGGGAATCCAGGAAGACACCGGTTCAGATCAAACAGAAAATAAATGACGCACTTCTCCGGAAAGGCTTTTCGTATACAGTCATTTCACAAGTGGTCGATACACTGGATCTGGAAAAAGACGAAGAGCAATGGGAAGATATGGTGGCGGTCCAAGGAGATAAATTATGGGATAAACATAGCCGGAAGCTGTCTGGCGGGGAGCTGAAAATGAAAGTGAAGCAAGGGTTGTATCAGAAAGGGTTTCCGGCTGATGTGATCAGCCAGTACGTGGAACAGAAGGAGCGCAATGATGAGTGA